The DNA sequence AAAATGTTGTGCCATGTGGACCCTGGGGTGGCTCAGGAGGAACTGCATTTGATGATGGATGTTACACTGGCGTTAGACAAATTAATATATCGCGCAATGTCGGGATCGTATACATAAGAGCTCTGTATGCTTGCGATGAGGAATCGATATGGGGAAGCCGGGCCGGTGGAAATGTAGGATTCAAACATGACAAGGTGAATGTATTTTCTTCATATTATTCTGTGATATCCTACATtagttgggaaggagaacgaaacaccttttataagggtgtggaaacctttccctagtagacgcgttgtaaagccttgaggggaagcccgaaagaaaaagcccaaagagaacaacatctgctagtggtgggcttggatcattacaaatggtattagagcccgtcaccaggcgatgtgtcagcgaggagactattccccaaagggggtagacacgaggcagtgtgccagtaaggatactgggccccgaagagggtggatttggtgggggtcccacatcgatcggggaaaggaacaagtgccagcgaggacgttgggcccgtgaattgtgatatcccacattggttgggggaggagaacgaaacatcttttatgagggtgtggaaacctttccctttttaaaaccttgaggggaagcccggaagggaaagccaagcccaaagaggagaatatctgctagtggtgggcttgggccaatACATATTCGATCAAACGACATGTTATTTCGGGTTTTAGTTATTACATTTCTCGTTATCTTAGTCGTAGCAAACGTTTTGCAGGTTATCTTCGACTATCCATACGAAATCTTGACTCATGTGACTGGACACTATGGTCCTGTAATGTACATGGGACCTAACGTTATCAAGTCACTTACATTCCATACTACAAAAGCTAAGTACGGACCATTTGGGGAGGCACAAGGAACCCCTTTCAGTACCAACGTCAAGGAGGGGAAGATTGTTGGATTTCATGGCAGGAAAGGTCTGTTCCTCGATGCACTCGGTGTGCACATAGTAGAAGGAAAGGTGACCCCGGCGTCTCGTCCTCCGTCCAGTGATATCGTTCCTGCTACACAACCACTTCTCGAAAACGAGAGCGCCCATTGGACTAAGAAACTTGCTCCTTCAAACGGAAGACCACTTGAAGAGGTACTTTCTAACTCAGCTCATCATTTTAGATAAGTCTAGTCATGAAAGAGCTTATGGATGGATTGGTTACTTGTTTCGTAGATGGCTCGTGTAGTAAAAGAACCAGCTCCCTGTGGACCGGGACCGTGGGGCGGGGATGGAGGGAAACCGTGGGACGACGGAGTGTTTTCTGGCATTAAACAAATATACTTGACCAAATCTCTTGAAGCTTTTTGTTCAATCCAAATTGAATATGATCGAAACAAGCAATCAGTTTGGTCAGTTAAGCATGGAGGAAACGGTGGAACGACCGTGCATCGGGTAtcgataaatttaaaaccttaaaCGTGCATTCACAAGCACACAAACATTTATTCTGGCTGTGTGTTTGCAGGTAAAACTAGATTATCCGCATGAAGTGTTGACTTGTATCTCGGGATATTACGGTTATGTCGGTAAAGATGAACGACAACAAGTTATAAAGTCGCTTACTTTACACACAAGTAGGGGGAAGTTCGGACCGTTCGGGGAGGAGATAGGAACCTTTTTCACGTCGACGATAACCGAGGGGAAGGTGGTTGGCTTCCATGGGAGGAGCAGCTTGTACTTGGACGCCATTGGAGTTCACATGCAGCACTGGCTAGGTAGCCAAAGATCATCCAAGTCGTCCATGTTTAAACTGTTCTGATATGAAACTAAAGAACTAATAAAGCTTGAATGGAGCAATATGGTTCCATTAATAATCTATTCTGAATGTTTGGCTTAGTCAAAGGAAGCCTCAGTTTGATATTATTAgtaaaatgtaataaaaagtACTATAAAACAGGACGGAAATGAGTCGTTCCTAGCTCGAGTTTTGGATAAGCTTCTTCCAATCATGTTTGGTAATAGAACAAGACAGGACGTTTTTTTACATCTCTATGTCCCTCCCTTGTGGCGACATAGattgaaaaagggaaaaagagggATGGAGTTACGTAGGGGTATTTTTGACTTTTTGCTATGATCAATGATTTGACGTTTATGTTTCGTGATAGAACAAAACAGCTTGCTCGGGCATCCTTTAcatctccttgtctctccttATGGCGACATGGAGCGAAAAAAGCAAAGACAAGGGATGGTGTTAAGTAGGGGTATTTTTGACTTTTTGCTATACGTAGTGATTTTTCAAGCAGTGGGAGGAGACCAGGACTCTGACCGCGTGCCTGTTGAAGAATGAGCCGGCGACTCATAGGCAGTGGCTTGGTTAAGGGAACCCACCGGAGCCGTAGCGAAAGCGAGTCTTCATGGGGCAATTGTCACTGCTTATGGACCCGAACCTGGGTGATCTATCCATGACCAGGATGAAGCTTGGGTGAAACTAAGTGGAGGTCCGAACCGACTGATGTTGAAGAATCAGCGGATGAGTTGTGGTTAGGGGTGAAATGCCACTCGAACCCAGAGCTAGCTGGTTCTCCCCGAAATGCGTTGAGGCGCAGCAGTTGACTGGACATCTAGGGGTAAAGCACTGTTTCGGTGCGGGCCGCGAGAGCGGTACACGAACCTGGGTGATCTATTCATGACTAGGATGAAGCTTCATTTATGTTCGGTTTAGAGACTATTAAACCCTAACTTTAGGTTGCATAGACAGACTCCGATGAATTGAATTTTGGCCTCGAAagcattttttctttcacgtTTGCACCTCATGTCGTATAAGCTACCCGAAAAATAACCTAATAAAGAAAGAGCCTAGGTGACAATGTGACATGTCAACAAACTTTGGTatgtaaaaaatgaaaataaaaaacaaaatagatattaattattttgggccttggaaagaaaatggtaATGGGCCTAAAATTCTTCcaatccttaaaaaaaaaatgcttatgGGCctagaaaaaaacaaacaaataaatNNNNNNNNNNNNNNNNNNNNNNNNNNNNNNNNNNNNNNNNNNNNNNNNNNNNNNNNNNNNNNNNNNNNNNNNNNNNNNTTAGGTTGCATAGACAGACTCCGATGAATTGAATTTTGGCCTCGAAagcattttttctttcacgtTTGCACCTCATGTCGTATAAGCTACCCGAAAAATAACCTAATAAAGAAAGAGCCTAGGTGACAATGTGACATGTCAACAAACTTTGGTatgtaaaaaatgaaaataaaaaacaaaatagatattaattattttgggccttggaaagaaaatggtaATGGGCCTAAAATTCTTCcaatccttaaaaaaaaaatgcttatgGGCctagaaaaaaacaaacaaataaatttttggttAGCTAAATTGCCAATGgactaaaatacccttagCCCGGTGCTCATGATGCGCTACGGAACCTTGACCATGTCGAGGGACCAAGCAAGGGATAGCTAGCAGCATAGGAGCCGACTTGGCGTCAACAGCTTTGTATCACACTGGATTAATCCAATATGTGGTTCCGCACGTGACGTAGAGTCAGCTCCTATCAACGACTGCCATGCTAGAGTAAACCATTAATGAatattgttgaactaaaaaaagatataGCAACTACGCCCTCGTTTGTCTTATTAcactcaaataattttttcaacatAAGTAACACAAAAAGTCGTCACAGAAGGACGTTGTCATTCACATCTTGATAATAATAGTAGAATTTGACGTGATTTTGGCCAAACTTTGACTCGTCTTGACCTTTGAGGGATAGATGAATCCTTCCCATCTCTGATTTTGGCCAAACTTTGACTCGTCTTGACCTTAGAGGGATAGATGAATCCTTCCGATCTCGTGTGACAAATACATACAAATCCATGAGTATATATAAAGCAATTCCTATCTTGAATTTTTATCTAACTCGAACGTTTGTTTCTCGAGAAAGGAAAATAACTTGTACAAGTTTTCCATTTGGTCGGATTTTTGGCATTCCAAGCTTCACAATGATCTAAGTGAAATGAatatgtaaagaaaaataatatggtCTTCATGCATATAACCTTATAAGATAGTGACATTTTCAAGAAACCATTGCATCTTTCCATAGTTTTGTCTTTTTAACGTCTCCGTCTCGTTTGGTAATAATTTATCGACGCTTTTTGGAGTACTTAAAATAGTTGTTCGTCGTTCATTATTTGAAAGCTAAGTTGTCGTTATTCTATGTTCATAATTCCAATATGTGTTTGACGTTAGTACTTAGCTTCAATCTCCTACTTGGGTGGATGTGTGATACCTGAGTAGAGATGCCCATAGAGGACGGGACAGGAACGAGGACCTTCCCTGTTCCCATCCCTGTGAAAtttcctatttatttttgcggGAATTGAgttacatgaatgaatcgagatcGCATCACTCGAGTAAAAGAAGgttacatgaatgaatcgagatcACACCCGAATAATTTTATGTCAAGTGACCTCCTAggaatttttcaaaaatgtaTGTGAGTGAGAATAAAACACGCTGAAAGGATCCATGTTGGTCTATGAAGATAGTCTTTACTCTTAGAAGCGATGAGTataacgtgaccatgtcacAGGGGATCATCGAGGCCATTAAGTGCCAAATCCAGATTCCAAATCCTCGTACAAATCCTAGGCATGAgacattacaaatggtatcagagcagtaCAGTTCCTAGAAAGATGTGATTCAGGGTCGAACCAAGGTGAAAGCTAGTAGACATGTGACACCCGAACAAACGagggatacatgaatgaaccgagaccacatcaaaataagaactttttcaaatttaatattatatatatatatatatataataaaaaacagagagagccCATGGATTGTATGTCCATTGTAAAGTTAAAATCatgtgagtttttttttcctttctctctcctgttagcttttttgggtttagagagagaaattattaactttttggttaaaaagatgtgtaatattttactttttaacccctttaactaaaatagaaaaagattttatttgtGAGTAGGAGAATAAAATccctttctctttcctttttcttctctcacaTCATGCCACTATCTTTAAACACGGACCTCATCGACCCTATATATTGTAACTATAACGACccaggtccaccgctagtagatattgtcctctttaggctttctcgggtttcccctcaaagctttaaaacgtgtatgttaggggaaggtttccacacttggTGTTctattctcctctccaaccaatgtaggacatcacaatccacccctcttctgggcccaatgtcctcgctggtactcgttcctttctctaatcgagGTGGGACCCCtgccaaatccacccctttggggccatcgcccttactggcacactgcctcatgtctaccccccttctgggaacagcgagaaggctgacacatcattcagtgtctggctctaataccatttgtaacagctcaggtccaccgctaacagatattgttctctttgagctttccctttcgagcttcccctcaaggttttaaaacacgtttactaggcgaaggtttccacatctataaagggtgttttgttctccttcccaaccaactCAACATCACAGTCACGATTCGATCTCGAggttaaaactttttttttttttttcatgagatcactcaacatagaattgctacAAGTAAAACACActtaacttcaaaaaaatttataattgagcTACTGAAAAATGAAGATGTACCGTGTTCGTATAAgtaataactttcaattcttttaaatctttcttaGCTATTCTATTCTCGAGATTACTCCcatctcggttcattcatgcaTCGTTCATTTACTCGGATGTCACATTAACTGCCCGAGCTAAACTATCACTAATTATATGGTCTCGACAACAAGCAGCACCAACCACCAAGAATTTTCCCGCTCCTtcctcgaaaaaaaaaaacttttaatgaaaaaataataaaaattaaaaaatagatacttttttccttctccaagAAGTGCTTTTACTCAGCTAAATATTCTTTGATAATGTTTAATTATGGAAATTAATAATCCATATTTATTAGAATTCAACTAAGTAGCTGTTGACTGCAACCCTATTCACATAAAAGCatatttaaagtaattataaatatttaacctATGTTCTCTTTTACCCTCAAAAGCATATCATATAGccattataattaaatatcacTTTACCCAATTcacataatattttatattcaccttattataaaaattttaagataataatGCATCAGGGTAAAAAAATACATAcggttagacgaacacgactctccacaatgatatgatattgtccactttgagcataagctctcgtggatttgctttgggcttccctaagaggcctcgtaccaatagagagagtatgCGGGACTTtgatccaacacctcccctcgaacaaaatacgtcttccccttaatcgaggctcgattccttcttctttttggagtcttttgttcgacatggctaagtttagggcatgacggctctgataccatgttagatgaacacgattctctacaatgatatgatactGTATAAACTTTCATGGCtactttgggtttccccaaaaggtctcgtaccaatggagagagtattccttgactatgaactcataatcattctctaaattagcggacgtggaactttcatcatccaacaaatattatttttttattttgagtaaCGTAGTCAGTCAACGGATAGCGTTGGAAGCGAGTAACGTaagataaaagaaatgaattaaaataataaattaagacattatatttattatttagagGAATAATTAGAAGCATAATTAGAAGCATGCAAAACAAGGCAAGATCTTAGGgtataatttgaatattaagaAAGTAcaattatgttttgtttttttagaccAACGAGGAAAATGCCACTTCCTCTTTCCCAaattccaacatgttttgtcaatttctccccttttttatcaataaatttatttttttaatttttttcgaattcgataaatttgattaaaattggATCCGTCGTAGGTAATTCAACTATTTAATCACTTGAGATTAGTTTAATAAATCTAATTATTATACCCttaaatttgtttcattttggtCCTTCCGTCTTGAATCTGGTCCAACGGGTATCGTCCCTCTTACAACAACGTCAAGACCTTTCAACTAAGAGATGAGCTTTTGGTAAAACTCGAACAGTTTCTTTCAAACTTGCTTCGTATATGCAAAAATGAGTATTTAGAGATTCTTTCGTTATACCCAATAACATGGTTCAATAACAGATcgtgtaacaactcaagtccaccgttaacaaatattgtcttgtttagacttttcctttcgagtttcctcACAAGATTCTtaaaaacatgtctgctagatgctagagagagatttccacacccttataaaaacatgttttgtttctctctccaattaaGGTGAAATCTCACCCGGCTCACAACAATCTCAAGAGTTTAGCAAATAAcctaaagaaaaatacaaaaattaaaataaatattttaaaattaactcaCCAgctaggtaaaaaaaaaaaaaNaaaaaaaaaaaaatccactGTGTCTCTGTGTAAGCAAATCTTATAGATCCTCTGttttgaaagaaatatttaatgcaaaataaataaaaataaataaataaataaaaaaaggacaGATTCTGTCATTCTAGATCTTGTTTTAATGGGtaaaaaaccaagaaaaaaaatctggGTTTGATTGGGAGATGCTGTCTGAAAAGACACAAAATTATTCTGCTTTTTACACTCTAATTTCAAACACACAAACACTTTAGTCACccaaatgtttcatttttactCCCCGTGTCGTCTTTACGTTCAACAATGGTAGGTATCGAGCCAAATCTTTCGCCTTGATGTTCGGTTTACGGAGGGGACACGTTAGCTTAAGTTTGTTCGATCTGGTCTCTAAGTTGAATCTTCGACTTTGTACATGTTTTATTGAGCTACTTGAATTGTCGGTTTGTGATTCTTTTGGTGGAAACATTATGAAAACGACCGTATGGTATAATAAGATTATTGATTTATATGTTACTTATAAGATCAACAAATTGGTGACCTATATCTtatgtctgttagggagagatttccacatccttataaagaatgtttcgttctcctctccaaccaatgtgggatctcacaattcatcctctttcgaggcctagtgtccttactggcacaccgcctcgtgtcctctcttctccaaccgatgtgggatctcacaatccaccccccttcgggacctagcgtccttactggcacaccaccctgTGTCCACCTCCTTTTGGAGTTCAGCCTCCTTGCTAACACATCGCTCGATGTTTGGTTctaataacatttgtaacagctcaagcccaccgtgagcatatattatcctctttgagttatccctttcaggcttcctctcgaagttttttaaaacacgtctgttagagaggtttccacactcttataaagaatgttacgttctcctccccaaccaatataaGACTCTCACATGAACTCATTCCCAACGTTCgtatatattgatatataaaCTAATACTCATCACTGTATCCAAACAAGTTTACCTAACTTTCGATGCAGTGTTTTGCATCGGTATATGTCAACTATAGCAACAACTTCTATTACACCGAAAAAACGCATTATCAAAAGATCtacttttttatcttttaacaATAGCACTCATACATCAAGGGTAACATAGAATGGTAAATTTAAGTCCTACCAATAAGAGTAACATAGAATGGTAAATTTAAGGAATTTAACTACATCCAACAAGggtgaaaataaataaacaagacCGTAATTGAAATCCAATTAATTTTTGACAcgtagagagaaaaaaagtacGTGGCAATAAATTATTAGTGGTCCCCACCTATGCCTTTTGGTAAGAGAATTAAAACATAGCACTCATTTATTGGCCAATCATTTTCCTTCTGCCCTTGTGGGCCCCACCCAATTCACACCAATACTTCtcatcaaatttattacattattattattattattattattattattattaataatttattatttcaatattatatataaataaataaataaaaaccataattaattatatataaaaatataatcttaggcttagatattgtttttatttatttattttaattattttgcttCCAAGTGGATTTTGAGAGGGTATAATATATAGGGGcctataaaatgaaaataatttagtttagggatttttatgtaatttgaaaACCACGTGTCGATGGGTGATTGGGGGGAAAAGTAGGTTTACAGTGTTCGTGGAAACACGTGATAATAACCCACACTCGTACCCCAATGGAGATCCTCCGTATCCACGAGTGGGGCCCGTAGCAGCGCTCTTTTAATCTTCCTCTTTACACAGTTTCCTCCACATCACACGTGTCGCCCTCATCCTTGCACGTGAAAATACCACGTGTCAGACTCTTACTTAaccaaactcaaaaaaaaaaaatcaatttatttattttatttttcttttcaacaaattcCAACCTTACCATATTTttgaagaatttaaataatttatccaTTTGGAGCTTTTACTTACTCTTTATTCCTTCGTATGAATAAGACCAAccgaataaaatataatattatactCGATCATTCGAATATTCACTATTATATTTATTCCGCTCAACTTtactataataaatatttaataaataatattacattAGGAATAAAGAACGATGGTCCAACCAATATAAAAAGATATAGATGTTCAACAACTCGAACATAgacattcaaatttattataaaatttcaattttttttttgaataatttatgaTAAAGAGAATCAAACCTCTGACCTCTTAGTCAAAAGtattatcttaattaattaaaaattttaaattttaaatatgagatcttctttatatatatatattatttatttatttattttgggttaaagggttttgttttctggggactttcccttctccaagaaaaaaaacattaaaaaacattaaaaaaaacattaaaaaaacatagaaataaaaaataaagacaaagAATCTGTTTAGTGCATGTTTTTGCGTACAAAAAATCTTTAAAGcgccaataaataaataaataaataaataaataaatatatatatatatagtcttACGTTACCACACACAAACTGTCCTATCTTTCTCCAATTcaagattgttttttttttgggttgttgCTGTTCCCTTCCCATGCAACGTTGCCACTGCgaccaccaccgccgccgccgccaccgccgttCCATTGCCTCCGGCGCCGCCgtctatttaaaattgttgtttaataataattcagCAATGATGGTTTCTAAGCTTCTATTGGCCTTTGCCTTCTGCCGTTTGATGGCCACCGTCGGACTCAACATGGGTCCGGCAGTGGAGCTTTCCCGTCTTGGAATTGACGGCCTCCTCACCATCGACCCCTCCGCGGTCGAGACTGCCTCTATCGATTTTGGCCTCATGACCCGTAACCCCCCTCTCGCCGTCTTGCACCCGGCCTCCGCTGATGATATCGCTCGATTGGTCCGTGCTGCGGTGGCAACGCCGGAGGAGTACGGTGGGTTTACGGTGTCGGCAAGAGGGCATGGACATTCGATAAACGGACAGGCGCAAACTGGAAATGGGGTTGTGATTGAGATGAGCAGCGGCGTTGGCGGCGTAGATGGCGGGAGAGGTTTCCCGCCGCCGCCAATTGTGTCGGAGAAAGAAATGTTTGTGGATGTTTGGGGCGGAGAATTATGGATTGATGTGCTGAAATCTACGTTGCGGTATGGCTTGGCGCCGAGATCGTGGACTGATTACTTGTATTTATCGGTCGGCGGGACACTATCGAACGGCGGAATCAGCGGCCAAGCTTTCAACCATGGTCCTCAGATCAGCAATGTCCTCGAACTCGACGTTGTCACAGGTCCATTTCTCTCCAATGCAAATgcatcaaaatttgaacttttaatattttggtcGGTCGTAAAATTAATACAAACTGATAGAACAGGGAACGGGGAGCTAACGACGTGTTCGAACGAGGAAAACCCAGATCTTTTCCATGGAGTTCTTGGCGGATTAGGGCAATTCGGGATCATTACACGAGCGAGAATCGTTCTCGAACGAGCTCCTCAAAGGGTAACGAAAAAATccgatcttttttttttttttttttttttttttttNTTCTTAATAATTGAGTTTGCAATGACAGGTGAGATGGATAAGAGTATTATACTCAAATTTCACAGCCTTCACTAGTGATCAAGAACGGCTAATATCTCTGCATGCAAAACCAAGGAATGAGAAATTTGATTACGTGGAGGGGTTTGTGATCGTTGATGAAGGGTTGATCAATAATTGGAGATCGTCGTTTTTCTCACCGGCCAACCCGGTCAAAATCTCCTCCTTGAAGAAGGCTGATGGGGGAGTTTTATACTGCTTGGAGATCACCAAAAACTACCATGACTCTCAATCTCTCACCGTTGATCAGGttaatcatcatcatcatttaatCATTACCATCGTCTTCTTTACTCGAAAAAACTATACAAACACGAGCTACCTAAGCTAGCTAGAGCGAAAACCAGGTCTGAGAATTTGAACCCACGATCTATTTagtcaaaaatataatattttaactagtTGAATTTAAGCTCGGGACGTTTTGCAAGCTGTATTTGATTTGTCTTGATTTTTCAAATGGGGTTGcctttttctctatttttttttaatttttgtttgaatatatatacatatatacatatatatatatatatatatatagggagagagagagagagagagagagagagttttaaGGGAGGGCCAAGATGGTTgtataatttattcaattatttttcaacttttttcttttttttttttttttataaaaagaaaaaaaaaacaagaaaagtagaatttaaataaatatttataaatttagtgaAAATTTGCTAAAATATGATTTGGAATCTTCCACTGCCATCTTTGTCTTTCCTTGTGGTTTATTGTTCGTGTTCAATAATTCATCGATGTTTTGGTTCGGTTCGGTAacgattttgttttaaaatatgttttgataataataaagaagaagaataatagATGGAAGATCTTATGGGAATCAATTATTCTATAAAATCCTAAGACAGAG is a window from the Cucurbita pepo subsp. pepo cultivar mu-cu-16 chromosome LG07, ASM280686v2, whole genome shotgun sequence genome containing:
- the LOC111798429 gene encoding jacalin-related lectin 3-like isoform X6 translates to MVYTFYQQASQSYDDSQKIKPVSAGPFGGPGGNKWDDGVFSSIRQLVISHGAGIDSIKIQYDVKGTPIWSDRHGGNGGTKTDTVKLDFPDEYLTMIRGHYGSFVSYDQIFVQSLTFMSNKRKYGPYGVELGRVFSFPTTEGKLVGFHGRSGLYLDAIGVYLKPMPIQTPSKAIIQSQSYVASKTESEGYSIIQGSVGQNYDIVLAVKQKDELKKPLPSSSSSSESSDDESITKRPVKKGPSKAENVVPCGPWGGSGGTAFDDGCYTGVRQINISRNVGIVYIRALYACDEESIWGSRAGGNVGFKHDKVIFDYPYEILTHVTGHYGPVMYMGPNVIKSLTFHTTKAKYGPFGEAQGTPFSTNVKEGKIVGFHGRKGLFLDALGVHIVEGKVTPASRPPSSDIVPATQPLLENESAHWTKKLAPSNGRPLEEMARVVKEPAPCGPGPWGGDGGKPWDDGVFSGIKQIYLTKSLEAFCSIQIEYDRNKQSVWSVKHGGNGGTTVHRVKLDYPHEVLTCISGYYGYVGKDERQQVIKSLTLHTSRGKFGPFGEEIGTFFTSTITEGKVVGFHGRSSLYLDAIGVHMQHWLGSQRSSKSSMFKLF
- the LOC111798429 gene encoding jacalin-related lectin 3-like isoform X5; the protein is MKKACASKPNWRSKRIWANVASFSESEEGLICRDKSRWRFLGNSCQSYDDSQKIKPVSAGPFGGPGGNKWDDGVFSSIRQLVISHGAGIDSIKIQYDVKGTPIWSDRHGGNGGTKTDTVKLDFPDEYLTMIRGHYGSFVSYDQIFVQSLTFMSNKRKYGPYGVELGRVFSFPTTEGKLVGFHGRSGLYLDAIGVYLKPMPIQTPSKAIIQSQSYVASKTESEGYSIIQGSVGQNYDIVLAVKQKDELKKPLPSSSSSSESSDDESITKRPVKKGPSKAENVVPCGPWGGSGGTAFDDGCYTGVRQINISRNVGIVYIRALYACDEESIWGSRAGGNVGFKHDKVIFDYPYEILTHVTGHYGPVMYMGPNVIKSLTFHTTKAKYGPFGEAQGTPFSTNVKEGKIVGFHGRKGLFLDALGVHIVEGKVTPASRPPSSDIVPATQPLLENESAHWTKKLAPSNGRPLEEMARVVKEPAPCGPGPWGGDGGKPWDDGVFSGIKQIYLTKSLEAFCSIQIEYDRNKQSVWSVKHGGNGGTTVHRVKLDYPHEVLTCISGYYGYVGKDERQQVIKSLTLHTSRGKFGPFGEEIGTFFTSTITEGKVVGFHGRSSLYLDAIGVHMQHWLGSQRSSKSSMFKLF
- the LOC111798429 gene encoding jacalin-related lectin 3-like isoform X2 — its product is MSCCMNNSFITHLERCTIYLQVHDSYAHMKKACASKPNWRSKRIWANVASFSESEEGLICRDKSRWRFLGNSCQSYDDSQKIKPVSAGPFGGPGGNKWDDGVFSSIRQLVISHGAGIDSIKIQYDVKGTPIWSDRHGGNGGTKTDTVKLDFPDEYLTMIRGHYGSFVSYDQIFVQSLTFMSNKRKYGPYGVELGRVFSFPTTEGKLVGFHGRSGLYLDAIGVYLKPMPIQTPSKAIIQSQSYVASKTESEGYSIIQGSVGQNYDIVLAVKQKDELKKPLPSSSSSSESSDDESITKRPVKKGPSKAENVVPCGPWGGSGGTAFDDGCYTGVRQINISRNVGIVYIRALYACDEESIWGSRAGGNVGFKHDKVIFDYPYEILTHVTGHYGPVMYMGPNVIKSLTFHTTKAKYGPFGEAQGTPFSTNVKEGKIVGFHGRKGLFLDALGVHIVEGKVTPASRPPSSDIVPATQPLLENESAHWTKKLAPSNGRPLEEMARVVKEPAPCGPGPWGGDGGKPWDDGVFSGIKQIYLTKSLEAFCSIQIEYDRNKQSVWSVKHGGNGGTTVHRVKLDYPHEVLTCISGYYGYVGKDERQQVIKSLTLHTSRGKFGPFGEEIGTFFTSTITEGKVVGFHGRSSLYLDAIGVHMQHWLGSQRSSKSSMFKLF
- the LOC111798429 gene encoding jacalin-related lectin 3-like isoform X7; this encodes MVYTFYQQASSYDDSQKIKPVSAGPFGGPGGNKWDDGVFSSIRQLVISHGAGIDSIKIQYDVKGTPIWSDRHGGNGGTKTDTVKLDFPDEYLTMIRGHYGSFVSYDQIFVQSLTFMSNKRKYGPYGVELGRVFSFPTTEGKLVGFHGRSGLYLDAIGVYLKPMPIQTPSKAIIQSQSYVASKTESEGYSIIQGSVGQNYDIVLAVKQKDELKKPLPSSSSSSESSDDESITKRPVKKGPSKAENVVPCGPWGGSGGTAFDDGCYTGVRQINISRNVGIVYIRALYACDEESIWGSRAGGNVGFKHDKVIFDYPYEILTHVTGHYGPVMYMGPNVIKSLTFHTTKAKYGPFGEAQGTPFSTNVKEGKIVGFHGRKGLFLDALGVHIVEGKVTPASRPPSSDIVPATQPLLENESAHWTKKLAPSNGRPLEEMARVVKEPAPCGPGPWGGDGGKPWDDGVFSGIKQIYLTKSLEAFCSIQIEYDRNKQSVWSVKHGGNGGTTVHRVKLDYPHEVLTCISGYYGYVGKDERQQVIKSLTLHTSRGKFGPFGEEIGTFFTSTITEGKVVGFHGRSSLYLDAIGVHMQHWLGSQRSSKSSMFKLF
- the LOC111798429 gene encoding jacalin-related lectin 3-like isoform X1, with the translated sequence MGLIIVRLCSFTSEHTIIDCQASSYLSGIIFCRVHDSYAHMKKACASKPNWRSKRIWANVASFSESEEGLICRDKSRWRFLGNSCQSYDDSQKIKPVSAGPFGGPGGNKWDDGVFSSIRQLVISHGAGIDSIKIQYDVKGTPIWSDRHGGNGGTKTDTVKLDFPDEYLTMIRGHYGSFVSYDQIFVQSLTFMSNKRKYGPYGVELGRVFSFPTTEGKLVGFHGRSGLYLDAIGVYLKPMPIQTPSKAIIQSQSYVASKTESEGYSIIQGSVGQNYDIVLAVKQKDELKKPLPSSSSSSESSDDESITKRPVKKGPSKAENVVPCGPWGGSGGTAFDDGCYTGVRQINISRNVGIVYIRALYACDEESIWGSRAGGNVGFKHDKVIFDYPYEILTHVTGHYGPVMYMGPNVIKSLTFHTTKAKYGPFGEAQGTPFSTNVKEGKIVGFHGRKGLFLDALGVHIVEGKVTPASRPPSSDIVPATQPLLENESAHWTKKLAPSNGRPLEEMARVVKEPAPCGPGPWGGDGGKPWDDGVFSGIKQIYLTKSLEAFCSIQIEYDRNKQSVWSVKHGGNGGTTVHRVKLDYPHEVLTCISGYYGYVGKDERQQVIKSLTLHTSRGKFGPFGEEIGTFFTSTITEGKVVGFHGRSSLYLDAIGVHMQHWLGSQRSSKSSMFKLF